Genomic DNA from Macadamia integrifolia cultivar HAES 741 chromosome 6, SCU_Mint_v3, whole genome shotgun sequence:
TGAATTTCCCTTCTATTTCCATCTAGGTTAAGAATTTAAAGGTTTCTTGTTCACAGATACTATTAAAATATaagtagcctttttttttttcccctctctctttttNNNNNNNNNNNNNNNNNNNNNNNNNNNNNNNNNNNNNNNNNNNNNNNNNNNNNNNNNNNNNNNNNNNNNNNNNNNNNNNNNNNNNNNNNNNNNNNNNNNNNNNNNNNNNNNNNNNNNNNNNNNNNNNNNNNNNNNNNNNNNNNNNNNNNNNNNNNNNNNNNNNNNNNNNNNNNNNNNNNNNNNNNNNNNNNNNNNNNNNNNNNNNNNNNNNNNNNNNNNNNNNNNNNNNNNNNNNNNNNNNNNNNNNNNNNNNNNNNNNNNNNNNNNNNNNNNNNNNNNNNNNNNNNNNNNNNNNNNNNNNNNNNNNNNNNNNNNNNNNNNNNNNNNNNNNNNNNNNNNNNNNNNNNNNNNNNNNNNNNNNNNNNNNNNNNNNNNNNNNNNNNNNNNNNNNNNNNNNNNNNNNNNNNNNNNNNNNNNNNNNNNNNNNNNNNNNNNNNNNNNNNNNNNNNNNNNNNNNNNNNNNNNNNNNNNNNNNNNNNNNNNNNNNNNNNNNNNNNNNNNNNNNNNNNNNNNNNNNNNNNNNNNNNNNNNNNNNNNNNNNNNNNNNNNNNNNNNNNNNNNNNNNNNNNNNNNNNNNNNNNNNNNNNNNNNNNNNNNNNNNNNNNNNNNNNNNNNNNNNNNNNNNNNNNNNNNNNNNNNNNNNNNTGGATAGCAGAAGAACCATTCAATAATATCTTGTTTAGGAAATATAAACAAATCTTATATCCTTAAACCAAATTCCCTCTCTACTCTGCACGTGGGTGTTATCCCTGTATCCCTAATCAATACAATACAAATCTTAATGCCTTGACCAAACTGTCCTCATAAAGTTATCTCATAGaggcttcttcttttttttttttttcatattaaaatAGATTCTTTAAAAGAATAAAACTAGAGTGCATAAGCTTAGCCCATGATCCATCAAGGGAAATAGTCTTCTACATATGAAAGATCAAGAGCAATACTAGTGGTTGAGTATGGTTTTGCTTGTTTTCTTCACTTAgttacttattttattttattttttcgctTCGGCAGGTTAGGGTTTTCTACACTGCTTACATTTTCAGCTTGCTACTCGCATTGGACCGATTTGTGATTCTTACAAGCAAAGCCTTGTCGTGAAGGAAAGGCCAAAACGAGGTTGCTTAATCTTAGTCTTAGTTAGAGGATTAAGATTACATATTAGCGCATAATTAAGAAATCAAGTttggtcaaagttcaaacaGGTAAGGAAAAATTGATTCAAAAGAGTTACTAAGCTATATGATAGAGATTTGCTTTAAAATCTTATATATGGATGGCCAATTTAGGAGTCCAATATGGGCTCAAAAACCTGAGCCCACCGGAGTCCTGCTTTAAAATTTAATCTTGAACCCAGAAAGTTGGCATAGGTTGGGTCAGGCTTGGAGTATAAGGCCTTGGGCCTAGCCCAATTCACCTGAAAAGGCATGCATTGTGGGACAGGTTTGATGCATTAAATAGGGGTACATACATATATCATATCAGCCGTTGATACCTtcaaattgttatatatattgaaatattattatttgttatGGATTGGATAACACCTGACCAAATGATCTCCCAGGTTAAAAATGTTTTGATGTTGAATTTTTAGATAAGAGGCAGTTCAAATCTATGTTTGTGATCAAGTGAATGCAAAAAACATGGGCCTATCACAGCCCACCCTAAGCTTGGGCTTTTGCCTCGGGCTCTGTTTGAGCTTAGCCCCACTGGGCTGGTGTCGGTCTTGCATGTTTGAGCCCAAGGTCGTTGCTGGTATTTGGAATGGGGACTTTACATACCTTTGGTTGGGCCCAAGCGATGAAAAGTCAGAGCCCAGAACCGGATGATTACTAAAAATGGAAACAAGGCAATGAGAGGACGTGCACAAGCATCTTCAGCGCGGGATAGTATGGTATTTCCGCATCCTTTCTGTCTTGGCACATGTATTCACTAGGagatagcattctttctttcaaaaaaaaaaagacgagagccaagagccaagagaACGCTACCTCCTGGCGCAAGTACATAGCGGGAGCATATTCAATGGAAGGGCGCATACGAGCATCTTCAAAGTAGAGTAGAGCAGCACAGTActaaagaagaaatttttgtCAAGCATTGGGAAGGTGGCAAGGGAAGATCAACGTCGTTATGATAGTTGGGCTATGATTTTTCCTcacttttctcttgtttttgtgCCAATTAATCAAGATGAGTATGGCAAACAAGCCCTTCTCATCCACCCAAACTAAttctttatctttctctcttaaaattgaATGCCATATGTGACTTTCCTATTGGGTGGACTCTCAATACGCTCTTTATCGTAGCAGGTTACCGACTGTTACATGGAGAAGACTTGATCACTATGCTGTCATTATTCTTCCGCTACTCGCAATGCTAGTTGATATATGTTCATGGTAAACACATCTTAGCCaatcatggatttaggggacggtatcgCCAATACCGATCTGGATCAGTTCAGATCGGCATATATCGGCCAGTTTTACTCTTTGCGTTTTTTtaaatgtataatttttttactgttttaccccctGAAACAATGCTGATaattgatttagattgaagatTGGTCTGAGTCAATTCCGATACGATATCAGTACTTGAAACCATGTAGCCAATTAACTAACGATTGAAAGCCCCTGAATTAGGAAGGGACTATAAGAAAAGTGCTCAACGACACCGCTTAGGCGAAGGTCTATCGTGGTTCTATAAATCCATAAAACCACCAGTACAAGTAGGTGTACAACAGTTTAAATAAATGGTTAACTTCAGGTCCCTTACCAACTTGCCAAGTTTTAATCGCATTGGTATTGTAAACATATGAATTATACACATACATGTAAAAAGTAGTAACCTAGTACATAAAGCTTTCGTTACTATAGGGTCTAGGAAGGACAAATTTACGCAACTTTACCTTGGATCCTACTTCTGAAattattttcaagttttgaacttgtgaTCAACATGTTGCAGTAGTTATATACATATACAGTAAAATATGTGCATATTAATAATGTCATATTCGTGTATgatatgcattaaaaaaaattctctcttttttttttttttttttaatatagaaaaaagaaataaaaaccccaaatccagCTTATATACTCCCCTGCCTTATTTCTAGGAACGTTCTATGCCATTTTTCCTCCAATAGAGAGCAAGAATTATTGTAGTAGGTTTCATTGTTCCAATGTCATCTGAGATTTCGGTACATAACGCTGACTTAAaggtaaaataagaattttaacATACCACTGAAACCCTAGCGACCTTAAATGCTTAAACTCTATATCTTCCATTGAGGTGGAGTTTCTTGGACTCAAGTCCGAAGATTCCCTATTGGGAATTAAAGCTATCGCGAAGAACTGCGTAGGtacacctctctctcttcaaacaaacctttcctcctttttttttttttttttttctaatccttCAGAGTCTTTTTGTCTGTAATATATTAGATTATATTGACTGATCTCTTCTTATGCAATATTGATtctgtttcccttttttttttttattattattgttattattgttggtgcatgttgatgttgatttcctttatttcttaagGGGTCTCacgaaatgaaaatgaaaatgaaaatggaagaaGTTTATAAGGATCTACCCTGTGAGATTATCACAGACATATTATCAATGCTCCCGATAGAGTCTCTTATGCGATTCAAGAGTGTGTGTAAAAGCTGGTTGAGTTTGATAAAAGAAGACCCGTCATTCGTTGAGTTGCAGCTTCAAAGATCAAAGAATCGACCACATAGACTAATTCTTTGGGAATACTACCTGGAAGTATAAAGGAATAAATTTGAAGTTCGACATTGTTGGGTGTTGCAATGGTTTGCTTTGCAAGGACGGTTATTTTCATGTTATTAATGTCGACATTTTTATATGCAACCCAATCACAAAAGAGTGTGTGATGTTGCCAAGGGATAATCAATATAGCATTTGTCACATTGGTTTTGGCGTGGATTCCACAGGCAAGTACAAGGTTATTAAAATGTGGAGTAACGAATTGGAAAGTGATTCCtctaatgaagatgatgatgagcgGTTTATGATGAAGGGTGAGATTATTACATTAGGTGAAAGTTCATGGAGAGAGATAGCGATCCCTTCTAAGATAGATTTTGCCATCGACTGTCAACTACAATTAGAGATGGTATTCATGAATGGGGCACTCTATTCGATTATGAAGAAGCCCAAGGACCGTTCGCAACAGCCAATGATCCTTGTGTTTGATCTCCATGATAAGAAGTTTTACACTATAGAGTTCCCTGGCCTTGTATTATCGTTATTGTGATAATATTGGTGTTCATATATGGTTCATAGAGATTAACAAGTCTAAAGGCAATGAGTTGCACCGATATGTTCATAGTAATGTGGAGAAATTCCAGTGTAGTTCCAAGTACAAAATTTTGTCCCAAGCCTTGTATCTCCTATTGTTCTTGCTTGTGGCAAGTCAAACAAAGATACTAACTAtgagatcctctctctctctctctctctctctaaattacCAAAAATGTAAAATGTTTGGTTGAGAGTCCGCTTGGGCTGTGGATACATATTGGTGGTAGTACTGAGTGAAtgtctcctctctttctttgaaAGTTTCTTGTGCTCCAGTTGCTGTCTATCAAAAGAAGTGTAGaaacctcctttttttttttttggttcattcATATTAATATTGCACTTTTGGTGaagcattttttcttttctcctacaagttatctttaacATTTTTGTAGCTCTTTTGAAGTAATCTTTAACATTTTTGTAGTTCTTTTGGCCAAGTTTCATTATTGTGTAAGTAAATGATTTTTAGTCTTGTTTATGATTTCCTTTTTCTGGTTagcaagaagaaggagaaagactAAGTACTTTTTTCCATTGCTCAATGAACATAGAATAGTTCGTCTgtaggggaaaaaataaataaatattaatttttagcCTTTTATTTTCAATCTTAAATCCAAGGTGGCTTCAATGCTCCACTTGGAAGCTTCAATCAGCTTGTTGAGATTTCACTTTTCCTAATCCGAGTTTGAGATGGGATAAGACCCAGACATAGAGTCCCATCAGccggaaatggatttttttCGATGGATTTTGGACTCAAGTCTCCTCCTGGCATTACCTAATAATGGTATTTCAGTCTCTTTCCAAATGGAGTAGTTCATCTGTGTCTTGAAAGCCCGCCCTAAAGAGAGGCTATTTTATTGTCTCTACTGCCTATCCAACCCAAAGACTAATATTCGTGGTGGAGTGCTTCTATTAGGATCCGATCTCATCCCCACAAAGAAAACTACTGTGCTAACGGGTGATAttttcatatgaaaaaaaaaaaaaaaataccacacTCTCAGTTATGAGCAATTAAAGAGTATAGAATAAGTATGGGACCATCCTATACATGATATACATTTTATTTGAGTTACTTNNNNNNNNNNNNNNNNNNNNtatatatatatatttttattgttaATATTGTTGGTGcatgttgatgttgatttcctttatttcttaagGGGTCTCACGAaatggaaatgaaaatgaaaatgaaagaagTTTATAAGGATCAACCTTGTGAGATTATCCCAGACATATTATCAATGCTCCCCATAGAGTCTCTTATGTGATTCAAGAGTGTGTGTAAAAGCTGGTTGAGTTGATAAAAGAAGACCCGTCGTTGAGTTGCAGCTTCAAAGATCAAAGAATCGACCACATAGACTAATTCTTTGGGAATACTACCTGGAAGTATAAAGGAATAAATTTGAAGTTCGACATTGTTGGGTGTTGCAATGGTTTGCTTTGCAAGGACGGTTATTTTCATGTTATTAATGTTGACATTTCTATTTGCAACCCAATCACAAAAGAGTGTGTGATGTTGCCAAAGGATAATCAATATAGCATTTGTCACATTGGTTTTGGTATGGATTCCACAGGCAAGTACAAGGTTATTAAAATGTGGAGTAACGAATTGGAAAGTGATTCCtctaatgaagatgatgatgagcgGTTTATGATGAAGGGTGAGATTATTACATTAGGTGAAAGTTCATGGAGAGAGATAGTGATCCCTTCTAAGATAGATTTTGCCATCGACTGTCAACCGCAATTAGAGATGGTATTCATGAATGGGGCACTCTATTCGATTATGAAGAAGCCCAAGGACCGTTCGCAACAGCCAATGATCCTTGTGTTTGATCTCCATGATGAGAAGTTTTGCACTATAGAGTTCCCTCCTTCTATAGATTTGCCCACATATGATAAATTGGGCCTAACTTCTATCAAGGGTTACCTGGCCTTTTATTATCGTTATTGTGATAATATTGGTGTTCATATATGGTTCATAGAGATTAACAAGTCTAAAGGCAATGAGTTGCACCGATATGTTCATAGTAATGTGGAGAAATTCCAGTGTGGTTCCAAGTACAAAATTTTGTTCCAAGCCTTGTATCTCCTATTGTTCTTCCTTGTGGCAAGTCAAACAAAGATACTAACTAtgagatcctctctctctctctctctaaattacCAAAAATGTAAAATGTTTGGTTGAGAGTCCGCTTGGGCTGTGGATACATATTGGTGGTAGTACTGAGTGAAtgtctcctctctttctttgaaAGTTTCTTGTGCTCCAGTTGCTGTCTATCAAAAGAAGTGTAGaaacctcctttttttttttttggttcattcATATTAATATTGCACTTTTGGTGaagcattttttcttttctcctacaagttatctttaacATTCTTGTAGCTCTTTTGAAGTGATCTTTAACATTTTTGTAGTTCTTTTGGCCAAGTTTCATTATTTTGTAAGTAAATGGTTTTTAGCCTTGTTTATGATTTCCGTTTTCTGGTAAGCAAGGAGGAGAAaaactaaggctccgtttggtatcatttctgtTACAAAAAtgtcgtttcgtgtcaaaaacgaaaatttcagtttctgtgtcagaacgaaactgggaagacggaactccaaaatggagttctgtccaatctcgttttttcagtttttttttttttcactttttgttccaaataaACAGAAACGGatcataagtgcaccaaacagaagattccgttttttcgttccaatagaaggaaaaaacttcaaaaacgtttttttagaacgataccaaacggagcctaagtatTTTTTTCCGTTGCTCAATGAACATAGAATAGTTTTTGTCtgtagggaaaaaaataaaaaaataaaaaaaatattattttttagcCTTCTATTTTCAATCTTAAATCCAAGGTGGCGCTCCACTTGGAAGCTTCAATCAGCTTGTTGAGATTTCACTTTTCCTAATCCGAGTTTGAGATGGGATAAGACCCAGACGTAGAGTCCCATCGGCCGGAAATGGATTTTTTCGATGGATTTTGGACTCAAGTCTCCTCCTGGCATTACCTAATAATAGTATTTCAGTCTCTTTTCCCCCAAGGGAAAGCCCTTTCCAAATGGAGTAGCTCATCTGTGTCTTGAAAGCCCGCCCTAAAGAGAGGCTATTTTATAATCTCTACTGCCTATCCAACCCAAAGACTATTATTCGTGGTGGAGTGTTTCGAGTAGGATCCTATCCCATCCCCGCAAAGAAAACTACTGCGCTAACGGCTGATAttttcatatgaaaaaaaaaattatatatagagagagagagagaattagacTAAAATTTATTAGAATGATTGATAATAATAGGGACAGCATTTTGTGtgcaacaaaaataaaaagatatttgGATCTCGTATAAAACCTTAGACAAAGTTTTCCTGCACCGGTGGCTAGATGAGGGGAAGTTGGAAGATGTGAGTTGGTGTTAGAAGGTACAGCTCCCTGGATCGAACCAGGCCCCTCTGATCCTGCTTGTTCTGGTAAGTTTAATGACCCTAATGTTTTCAGCTATCGCAAAATCAGATTATGAAATGTTTTGGCTCAAGGAACCTCTGATCAGGTGGGTCAGTTTAACACAGCTGTTCAAACAGGTCCCACCTCAAACCAATTAGTGAACAACTCAATTAATTGGAATTGAAGATGCAAAGGGACAAGATCAAAGGGCCATGAGGTTTTTGTTCgcgagtgtggatcaggtttttGTACTAGAATCATTCTCGTATAGACTGATTCACAAAGATGGCATCCACCACAGAGTTgttgggtggattccatctgttgCGATCAGCCCTGTACGAGAACTattctcgtacgaggacttgatccgctctcTCTGTTCACACAGGTCCCATCTTAATAATTGAATATGTTTCCTATTAGTCAAGTCATGTTTACTATTAGTCAAGTCAAACCAAGTCAAGCACCTAACATTCACATTACTTACTGTAGTTGTGAATGGAAGGAAAGGAGGAAACATATTCAGTTCTCAGACCTAAACAGCTTTGATCAATTAGACATTACGTTGTAGCTGCCAAAAAGATGGTTGATGCAACTTTTCTTCGAGTTGTTCTTCAGAACATCAACTCCCTACTTCAGGAGGAGTTTGGTCTAGTATGGGGAGTTGATCGAGAGATGGAAAGGCTTTCTAACGCCTTAGCTACCATTANNNNNNNNNNNNNNNNNNNNaaaaaaaaaaaaaaaaatatatatatatatatagagagagagagagagagagaattagacTAAAATTTATTAGAAGGATTGATAATGATAGGGACAGCATTTTGTGcgcaacaaaaataaaaagatatttgGATCTCATATAAAACCTTAGACAAAGTTTTCCTGCACCGGTGGCTAGATGAGGGGAAGTTGGAAGATGTGAGATGGTGTTGGGAGGTATAGCTCCCTGGATCGAACCAGGCCCCTCTGATCCTGCTTGTTCTGGTTAGTTTAATGACCCTAATGTTTTCAGCTATCGCAAAACCAGATTATGAAATGTTTTGGCTCAAGGAACCTCTGATCAGGTGGATCAGTTTAACACAGCTGTTCAAACAGGTCCCACCTCAAATCAATTAGTGAACAAGTCAATTAATTGGAATTGAAGATGCAAAGGGTCAAGGTCAAAGGGCCATGAGGTTTTTGTTCgtgagtgtggatcaggttctcgtattagaatcattctcgtacagGCTGATTCACAAAGATGACATCCACCACAGAGTTATTGGGTGGATTCCATCCGTACAGATCAGCTCTGTACGAAAACTCTATTCTCGTACGAGGACTCTATTCTCGTACaggacttgatccgctctcGCTGTTCACACAGGTCCCATCTCAATAATTGAATATGTTTCCTATTAGTCAAGTCAAACCAAGTCAAGCACCTAACATTCACATTACTTACTGTAGTTGTGAATGGAAGGAAA
This window encodes:
- the LOC122082204 gene encoding uncharacterized protein LOC122082204, which gives rise to MLPRDNQYSICHIGFGVDSTGKYKVIKMWSNELESDSSNEDDDERFMMKGEIITLGESSWREIAIPSKIDFAIDCQLQLEMVFMNGALYSIMKKPKDRSQQPMILVFDLHDKKFYTIEFPGLVLSLL